A single genomic interval of uncultured Sphaerochaeta sp. harbors:
- a CDS encoding FAD-binding oxidoreductase has translation MNNEKILEQLKTMLKPTQISTNSEDLYDASADRYKKYAKARNVLDVPSPLAIVYPDSPQQVRDLLVFCNTNKINVIPRAGKTATEGGLENWKEQTLVIDALNLDSIINIDTYNMQATVQAGVPLQVLEDALRKEGFTTGHSPQSKPVAKLGGLVATRSIGQFSTLYGAIEDMVVGLECVFPDGHISRIKNVPRRSGGPDIRHIAIGNEGSLCYITEVTVKMFKLYPDNNKFYGYLINDVDTGIKVLREVMVNGFRPSVARTYSEEDAAQHFYHFHKNKCVLLFMAEGPEGIVKATGEAIEQAVEKFKDGIIEQVDSKHIENWFNNLNWSQQDIDDEYEGMKEHDSHSGFTTEISADWGTITKIYYNVMKRVKEEYPRFHDLTMLGGHSSHSYINGTNMYFVYNYDIHCAPEDEMRVYHHPMQRIIVEETLKLGGSMCHHHGIGKFRNEWTEQEHGSAYYMLEKLKEAFDPNGIMNFGTIFPQEEGKKYQ, from the coding sequence GTGAATAACGAAAAGATTCTTGAACAGTTGAAAACAATGCTGAAACCTACCCAGATCAGCACCAACAGTGAAGATCTCTATGATGCATCTGCAGATAGATATAAGAAATATGCAAAAGCAAGGAACGTACTCGATGTGCCCTCCCCGCTGGCAATCGTCTACCCCGACTCTCCCCAGCAGGTTCGCGACCTGCTTGTGTTCTGCAATACCAATAAGATCAACGTGATCCCCCGTGCAGGAAAAACAGCAACAGAGGGTGGTCTTGAGAACTGGAAGGAACAGACACTCGTCATAGATGCCCTGAACTTGGATAGTATCATCAATATCGATACCTATAACATGCAGGCAACCGTACAGGCGGGAGTTCCCCTGCAAGTACTGGAAGATGCCCTGAGAAAGGAAGGTTTTACCACCGGCCACTCACCACAGTCAAAGCCTGTAGCAAAACTGGGTGGATTGGTCGCAACCCGGAGTATTGGACAGTTTTCCACCCTCTATGGGGCAATCGAGGACATGGTAGTCGGACTTGAGTGCGTATTCCCAGACGGACATATCTCCAGAATTAAGAATGTTCCCCGACGTTCAGGTGGTCCCGATATTCGTCATATTGCCATCGGCAATGAAGGATCACTATGCTACATCACCGAAGTAACGGTAAAGATGTTCAAACTCTATCCTGACAACAACAAATTCTATGGGTATCTCATCAATGATGTCGATACCGGCATCAAGGTGTTGAGGGAAGTCATGGTAAACGGCTTCAGACCCTCTGTTGCCCGTACCTACAGTGAGGAAGATGCTGCACAGCATTTCTACCACTTCCACAAGAACAAGTGCGTACTGCTGTTCATGGCAGAAGGCCCTGAGGGAATTGTAAAAGCTACAGGAGAGGCAATCGAACAGGCTGTCGAGAAATTCAAGGACGGCATCATCGAACAGGTTGACAGTAAACATATTGAAAACTGGTTCAACAACCTCAACTGGTCCCAGCAAGACATAGACGATGAGTATGAAGGGATGAAAGAACATGACAGCCACTCCGGCTTCACCACCGAAATCTCTGCAGACTGGGGTACGATCACAAAGATCTACTACAATGTCATGAAGCGCGTGAAGGAAGAGTATCCACGTTTCCATGATCTGACCATGCTTGGCGGTCACTCTTCCCATAGCTACATCAACGGAACCAACATGTACTTCGTGTACAACTACGATATCCATTGTGCACCAGAGGATGAAATGCGTGTATACCACCACCCAATGCAACGGATCATTGTCGAGGAAACCCTCAAGCTTGGCGGGTCAATGTGTCACCATCATGGAATTGGCAAATTCCGCAATGAATGGACCGAACAGGAGCATGGTTCCGCCTACTATATGCTGGAGAAACTGAAAGAGGCATTTGATCCCAACGGCATCATGAACTTTGGTACCATCTTCCCACAGGAAGAAGGTAAGAAGTACCAATAA
- a CDS encoding Gfo/Idh/MocA family oxidoreductase: protein MNPIRAALLGGGSRGRYVYADYAKTRPQDLRITAIAEPDSQKRTTIAEEHAIPSSLVVSDWKDLFPSTHQDFDVIIIATQDAMHLEPLLKAIDEGYPVLCEKPVVPSLGELSQIAEKANHTKSLVSISHVLRYTPFFTKIKQLIEEKSIGDLIGIELHENVGHIHISHSYVRGNWRKREESSPMILAKSCHDMDILRYLAGSSCETLSSYGDLFHFKQDNAPEGAPPRCTDGCPVLEQCPYAAQKIYLGENILWPVNVITTDLSYEGREKALKEGPYGRCVYHCDNNVVDHQSVSARFSNGVIASFTMSGFTMDTHRSIRVMGSKAELKGDMESGEITIDVFSTKERITYQLNTKRDGHGGGDEHLITDFIARVRSLDIHSTSDLSSSLESHFMAFAAEESRLSGGEKIDLASFQKQGRMRLLS, encoded by the coding sequence ATGAACCCAATTCGCGCCGCATTGTTGGGTGGGGGGAGTAGGGGTCGGTATGTGTATGCCGACTACGCAAAAACCCGACCACAAGATCTTCGAATAACAGCCATTGCAGAACCTGATTCACAGAAGCGTACTACAATTGCAGAGGAGCATGCAATTCCATCTTCTCTTGTAGTATCCGACTGGAAGGATTTATTTCCCTCCACACACCAGGATTTTGATGTCATTATCATTGCTACCCAAGATGCAATGCATTTGGAGCCTCTTCTCAAGGCAATTGATGAGGGATATCCAGTACTCTGTGAAAAACCGGTTGTTCCTTCTTTGGGTGAGCTATCCCAGATTGCAGAAAAAGCAAATCATACCAAAAGCCTGGTAAGTATCTCACATGTACTGCGATATACTCCGTTCTTCACCAAAATCAAACAACTCATCGAGGAGAAGTCCATCGGTGATCTGATCGGTATCGAATTGCATGAGAATGTAGGCCATATCCATATCTCGCACAGCTATGTGAGAGGAAACTGGAGGAAGAGAGAAGAATCCAGTCCTATGATCCTTGCCAAGAGTTGTCACGATATGGACATTCTTCGCTATCTTGCAGGGAGTTCTTGCGAAACGCTCTCCAGCTATGGTGATCTGTTCCATTTTAAACAAGATAATGCACCCGAGGGAGCTCCTCCACGATGTACTGATGGTTGCCCTGTGCTTGAACAGTGTCCCTATGCTGCCCAGAAGATCTACTTGGGTGAGAATATTCTCTGGCCTGTGAATGTCATTACCACTGACCTCTCCTACGAGGGGCGGGAGAAGGCGTTGAAAGAAGGTCCCTATGGGAGGTGTGTATACCACTGTGACAATAATGTGGTTGATCACCAAAGTGTAAGTGCACGGTTCTCCAATGGCGTTATCGCAAGCTTTACCATGTCTGGATTTACCATGGATACACATAGGAGTATACGGGTAATGGGGAGTAAGGCAGAACTTAAAGGGGACATGGAGAGTGGTGAGATTACCATTGATGTTTTCTCGACCAAGGAGCGTATTACTTATCAGCTCAATACGAAAAGAGATGGCCACGGGGGAGGAGACGAGCACCTGATTACTGATTTCATCGCACGTGTTCGTTCTTTGGATATACATAGTACCAGTGATCTTTCCTCCTCGTTGGAAAGCCATTTTATGGCATTTGCAGCCGAAGAAAGCCGTCTCTCTGGGGGAGAAAAAATTGACCTTGCCTCATTTCAGAAGCAAGGTCGTATGAGACTCCTATCTTAG
- a CDS encoding MFS transporter has translation MPREKESIYRGDTGVRVFLTTILLTGLAYGLYRGIQDNYLAEIVKISEFERGIVEFFRELPGLLLIFILASMYRFSESTVYKVGTLIMLFGLLGLLFLGSSKVVVILFMVVFSSGEHIIMPIKSSMSLSFAKSEKGGASLGVTSAISHGGNIGGFVIVSILFLVLGRLGYARDSIVGFRVIFFLSASLLFSAAVIVLTMRDRGKPVKRSRLYFHRKFGKFYMLEVFYGARKQIFLTFAPYVLILFYGADTSVIAMLLAICAIFGMLLSPVIGILVDKLGYKTIMVADTIILVAVCLLYGFAHRIFPMEIAFIVVCVNFVLDSIISLASMATNVYVRDLSSSREELTATLTTGISVNHLISVIIALLGGFIWKTLGIEVLFSLSAVLGLANSVFAATIKKPENRTLY, from the coding sequence ATGCCGAGAGAGAAAGAATCGATCTACCGGGGCGATACGGGTGTAAGGGTGTTCCTTACTACCATTTTGCTTACCGGTCTTGCTTACGGGCTGTATCGTGGAATTCAGGACAACTATCTTGCAGAGATAGTAAAGATATCTGAATTTGAACGGGGAATTGTCGAATTCTTTCGGGAACTGCCGGGGCTCCTGCTTATCTTCATCCTCGCTTCCATGTATCGATTCAGTGAGAGTACCGTCTACAAGGTAGGTACGCTTATCATGCTCTTCGGTTTGCTTGGCTTGTTGTTTCTCGGCTCCAGTAAAGTAGTAGTCATCCTCTTCATGGTTGTCTTCAGTAGTGGAGAGCATATTATCATGCCAATCAAGAGCTCGATGTCCCTCTCCTTTGCAAAAAGCGAGAAGGGAGGAGCCAGTCTGGGGGTTACCTCAGCGATCAGTCATGGGGGAAACATCGGTGGTTTTGTCATCGTCTCCATCCTCTTCTTGGTCCTTGGTCGCCTTGGGTATGCAAGGGATTCAATTGTTGGTTTCAGGGTGATATTCTTCCTCTCAGCATCCTTGCTCTTCTCAGCAGCAGTGATCGTCCTCACGATGAGAGATCGGGGAAAACCGGTCAAACGAAGTCGGTTGTACTTCCATCGAAAGTTTGGGAAATTCTACATGCTGGAAGTATTCTATGGAGCAAGAAAGCAGATCTTCCTTACCTTTGCTCCCTATGTCCTTATCCTTTTCTATGGAGCCGACACCTCAGTAATTGCGATGTTGCTGGCCATCTGTGCAATCTTCGGCATGTTGCTCAGTCCGGTTATCGGAATATTGGTGGACAAACTGGGATATAAGACCATCATGGTAGCCGATACCATCATTCTCGTTGCGGTATGTTTGCTTTATGGCTTTGCACACCGGATATTCCCGATGGAGATAGCATTCATTGTGGTATGTGTCAATTTTGTACTTGATTCGATTATCAGCCTTGCAAGCATGGCAACAAATGTGTATGTGAGAGACCTATCCTCTTCCCGTGAAGAGCTTACAGCTACCCTTACAACGGGTATCTCGGTCAATCACCTGATCAGTGTCATAATCGCACTGCTTGGTGGATTTATCTGGAAAACGCTCGGCATCGAAGTACTGTTCTCCCTCTCAGCGGTCCTTGGTTTGGCTAACTCGGTGTTTGCAGCAACCATTAAAAAACCGGAGAACCGAACACTCTACTAA
- a CDS encoding TAXI family TRAP transporter solute-binding subunit, with amino-acid sequence MKKRQLFLIALLALVMSISLFAAGDSEKAQSGELDRSKYFITVATGPTSGLYYPIGGAFSSVFQNKLGYKSSAQATGASAENVTLIRENRAEMAIAMSDVVAQAYQGFGAYEGKEPATELRALLGLYPNYVQLVTTDKTGIKKFTDLKGKRVGIGAPNSGVEVNARMMYEAHGMTYADSKVDYLNYGEAIAQLKNNMVDAVFVTSGIPNATIMELGTTSKIVLVPIEGEGLATLKQNYPFFVEATIPADVYDTDSDIQTATVRNIMIVNESLPVDVAYDLTKGIFENIEDIQAAHATAKKHITLENSHIGVDIPFHEGAIKYYEEAGL; translated from the coding sequence ATGAAAAAAAGACAGCTGTTCCTAATTGCTCTTCTGGCCTTGGTCATGAGCATCTCCCTTTTTGCTGCAGGCGATAGTGAAAAAGCACAGAGTGGCGAACTTGATAGAAGCAAGTACTTCATCACCGTTGCAACCGGACCTACCAGTGGTCTCTACTACCCAATCGGAGGAGCGTTCTCTTCTGTATTCCAGAATAAACTTGGCTACAAGTCATCAGCACAGGCAACCGGTGCTTCAGCAGAGAACGTCACCCTGATCAGGGAAAATCGTGCTGAGATGGCAATTGCCATGAGTGATGTTGTAGCACAGGCATACCAGGGTTTTGGTGCTTATGAGGGCAAGGAACCTGCTACAGAGCTCCGCGCTCTGCTTGGTCTCTACCCCAACTATGTACAGCTGGTTACCACTGACAAGACCGGTATCAAGAAGTTCACCGATCTGAAAGGTAAGCGTGTCGGCATCGGCGCCCCCAATAGTGGTGTTGAGGTCAATGCAAGAATGATGTACGAAGCACACGGCATGACCTATGCTGACAGCAAGGTTGACTACCTCAACTATGGTGAGGCTATCGCACAGTTGAAGAACAACATGGTTGATGCAGTCTTTGTAACCAGTGGCATTCCCAATGCAACCATCATGGAGCTTGGCACCACCAGCAAGATTGTACTCGTACCCATCGAAGGCGAAGGTCTTGCAACCCTGAAGCAGAACTATCCCTTCTTCGTTGAAGCAACCATTCCCGCTGACGTGTATGACACCGATTCTGATATCCAGACCGCCACGGTTCGCAATATCATGATCGTGAATGAGAGTCTCCCTGTTGATGTAGCATATGACCTGACCAAGGGTATCTTCGAAAATATTGAAGACATCCAGGCAGCACATGCTACAGCAAAGAAGCACATCACCCTTGAGAACAGTCACATCGGTGTGGATATCCCCTTCCATGAAGGAGCTATCAAATACTACGAGGAAGCAGGACTGTAA
- a CDS encoding SIS domain-containing protein: MEFLSGKDVIGYTSTNEIQRIRSFLDTFDSQLVDDLHSMILDHKKLVLFGYGPSLLCAEYFAYRFRNCTDITTMAVSDPIAVKNMVDETTLLVILTETGRFHSFQDVYSTAKNKGCDVIIISEEFNTELVTQCDKIFYLAQHAQPEYLQAYEKSRTTFFIFLEEVIQRFLPHQS, translated from the coding sequence ATGGAATTTTTGAGTGGGAAGGATGTGATCGGATATACCTCAACAAACGAGATACAGCGTATACGTTCTTTCCTCGATACCTTCGATTCCCAACTGGTGGACGATCTTCATTCCATGATACTGGATCATAAAAAACTGGTCCTCTTTGGCTATGGGCCTTCCTTGCTCTGCGCGGAATACTTCGCCTATCGGTTCAGGAACTGTACCGATATAACGACCATGGCTGTTTCTGACCCCATTGCGGTCAAGAATATGGTGGATGAGACAACGCTGCTTGTCATACTGACAGAAACCGGTCGTTTTCACTCCTTTCAGGATGTATACTCTACAGCTAAGAACAAAGGGTGTGATGTGATCATCATTTCAGAGGAATTCAATACGGAACTGGTCACCCAATGTGACAAGATTTTCTATTTGGCACAGCATGCTCAACCAGAGTATTTGCAAGCTTATGAGAAATCGCGAACCACGTTCTTCATTTTTCTTGAGGAGGTCATCCAACGGTTTCTTCCTCATCAATCCTAA
- a CDS encoding DUF1850 domain-containing protein, whose translation MKSSTQRSIIVVVLTLVVGTLLLLFLQRPGLALVLRDQQTGKVLASIPVEEGEQLTYSWIHSAEFIPWIEEFTIQKDGSFRLDTIKVAGFGAGIPENKGVTSVKDGMVVMEQLDQVFGEIRWIHSQTALTSITVGNTIFITGEDVPHHIPVELTIEGVGTIWPRYPLTK comes from the coding sequence ATGAAAAGCAGTACACAACGTAGTATTATTGTTGTTGTCCTCACCCTTGTGGTGGGGACACTGCTTCTCCTCTTCTTACAAAGGCCAGGTCTTGCCTTGGTGTTGCGTGACCAGCAAACCGGAAAGGTGCTGGCCTCGATTCCCGTTGAAGAGGGAGAGCAGCTCACCTACAGCTGGATCCATTCAGCTGAGTTCATTCCCTGGATTGAGGAATTCACCATCCAAAAGGATGGCTCATTCCGCCTAGACACCATCAAGGTAGCAGGCTTCGGAGCTGGTATTCCTGAGAACAAAGGCGTAACATCTGTGAAAGACGGTATGGTTGTCATGGAACAACTCGACCAAGTGTTTGGCGAAATTCGTTGGATCCATTCTCAAACCGCATTAACCAGCATTACTGTTGGAAACACCATCTTTATCACCGGTGAGGATGTACCCCATCATATTCCGGTAGAATTAACTATAGAAGGAGTAGGAACCATATGGCCAAGATATCCCTTGACGAAATGA
- a CDS encoding electron transfer flavoprotein subunit beta/FixA family protein, giving the protein MNIICLVKFVPDITGFGYDYEASSMVRNHTRMVLNPDDVCALSFAFKVKEKHPESHLQVVSMAPSNVIPHMHDLLRLPVDRGILICDPLFAGSDTYATSEVLGSYLKSQAFDVLLSGSRSLDGATSQVPAQIAEMLDLDHMLDVNEIDIDHTTSSLAVFSVEGERETTTWSMQLPGVLSLSRSSTCKLPYPSYADLQRDVSDKLTILTNKELDLNPSHVGLEGSLTKVVNTYEAKSRKRKKTVVEADDEGIDFVLSYLKERGFV; this is encoded by the coding sequence ATGAACATCATATGCTTGGTTAAATTCGTCCCAGACATTACAGGGTTCGGTTATGACTATGAGGCCAGTAGCATGGTAAGGAATCACACCAGGATGGTGTTGAACCCGGATGATGTATGCGCGCTCTCCTTTGCCTTCAAGGTAAAGGAGAAGCACCCTGAATCCCATCTCCAAGTGGTCTCGATGGCACCCTCTAATGTGATTCCTCATATGCACGACCTGCTCAGGCTTCCAGTGGACCGGGGTATACTGATCTGTGACCCTCTTTTTGCCGGGAGTGACACTTATGCAACGAGTGAAGTATTGGGCTCGTATCTCAAGAGCCAAGCGTTTGACGTACTCTTGAGCGGAAGTCGGTCGCTCGACGGTGCTACATCTCAGGTTCCTGCTCAGATTGCTGAAATGCTCGACCTTGATCATATGCTCGATGTCAATGAGATAGACATTGATCATACAACCAGCAGTCTTGCAGTATTCTCTGTTGAAGGGGAAAGAGAGACCACCACCTGGTCGATGCAACTCCCTGGTGTGTTAAGCCTCTCCAGGAGCAGTACGTGCAAACTCCCCTATCCCTCCTATGCAGACCTGCAACGAGATGTATCAGACAAACTAACCATACTCACCAACAAGGAACTGGATTTGAACCCTTCCCATGTGGGCTTGGAAGGTTCTTTAACCAAGGTGGTCAACACCTACGAGGCAAAGAGCCGGAAACGGAAGAAAACAGTGGTTGAAGCGGACGACGAGGGGATCGACTTTGTACTCTCCTATCTCAAGGAAAGGGGGTTTGTGTAG
- a CDS encoding TRAP transporter permease has protein sequence MAKISLDEMNPAMKSKQEQLLSKFEKESKTRKFDHYLLAQGLYWISIIVALYHFGTSFIGYPATHLHRSLHVAMILFMTFFLYPANKKASRKSIPWYDIVFAIASLAVAAYVWIDYINFINRMGSPNTMDVVMGTILILVVLEASRRISGWPLVILSLIFLLYGLFGRNLPGIFMHRGYDWKALVNHIFINTEGIYGTSVDVAASYIFLFIMFGTVMNKCGMGRFFNDLALAFAGSSKGGPAKVAVIASGFLGSINGSAVANVVTTGAFTIPLMKKTGYSNEFSGAVESSASVGGQLLPPIMGAAAFIMAEMLGVKYSSIVVSAAIPALLYYLGILVQVQLRASKLNLEGLPKDQLPKLKDVMRERGHLLIPIAFLLYMLLFSGATVIFSAFWAIVATIAVSMARKTTRMTLRQILDAFSEGTRAVVSVAVACAVVGIIIGVVSLTGFGLNMANAIIQLGQSNLMLTLFLTMITCMILGMGLPSIPAYLITATMAAPALVKLGIPPLAAHMFVFYFAMFANITPPVALASFAAAGLSGGDPMKTGIQSVKLSLAGFIVPYMFIYNSALLLIDVTPLVALRVAITAILGVLLIGMATEGYLFKDMVWPVRIAAFFGALLLISANVVQDIIGFSLAVLVVLFQFYWKHKKQIA, from the coding sequence ATGGCCAAGATATCCCTTGACGAAATGAATCCTGCCATGAAAAGCAAACAGGAGCAGCTGCTCAGCAAGTTCGAGAAAGAATCGAAGACACGTAAATTCGACCACTATCTTCTTGCCCAGGGGCTGTATTGGATTTCCATCATTGTAGCACTATACCACTTTGGTACCTCATTTATAGGGTATCCGGCAACACATTTACACCGCTCACTCCATGTTGCCATGATTCTTTTCATGACATTCTTCCTCTACCCTGCCAACAAGAAAGCAAGCAGGAAATCCATCCCCTGGTATGACATTGTGTTTGCAATTGCCTCACTTGCAGTGGCAGCATATGTCTGGATTGACTACATCAACTTCATCAACCGAATGGGGAGTCCCAATACCATGGATGTGGTCATGGGAACCATCCTGATTCTCGTGGTACTGGAAGCAAGCAGGAGGATTTCTGGATGGCCATTGGTTATCCTCAGTCTCATCTTTTTGCTGTACGGGCTCTTTGGAAGAAATCTTCCAGGGATTTTCATGCATCGAGGCTATGACTGGAAAGCTCTGGTCAACCATATTTTCATCAACACAGAAGGTATCTATGGCACTTCTGTGGATGTAGCGGCATCATATATTTTCCTATTTATCATGTTTGGTACGGTCATGAATAAGTGTGGTATGGGACGATTCTTCAATGATCTTGCCCTTGCCTTTGCAGGAAGCTCCAAGGGTGGTCCGGCTAAGGTGGCAGTCATAGCGAGCGGATTCCTTGGTTCCATCAACGGAAGTGCTGTCGCCAATGTAGTTACCACTGGAGCTTTCACCATCCCACTAATGAAAAAAACCGGGTATTCCAATGAGTTCAGCGGCGCTGTAGAATCGAGTGCCTCTGTTGGAGGGCAGCTTCTTCCCCCGATCATGGGTGCAGCAGCCTTCATCATGGCTGAGATGCTCGGAGTCAAATACAGTTCCATCGTCGTAAGTGCAGCAATACCTGCCCTACTCTACTACCTCGGCATCTTGGTACAGGTCCAGCTTCGTGCTTCCAAGCTAAACCTTGAGGGACTTCCCAAGGATCAACTGCCGAAGTTGAAGGATGTGATGCGGGAGCGTGGACATCTCTTGATTCCCATCGCCTTTCTGCTCTACATGCTGCTTTTCAGTGGAGCCACAGTCATTTTCTCCGCCTTCTGGGCAATAGTTGCTACCATCGCGGTCAGTATGGCAAGAAAGACAACCAGGATGACACTTCGCCAGATTCTCGATGCATTCTCTGAAGGTACCAGGGCTGTAGTTTCTGTAGCCGTTGCCTGTGCTGTGGTGGGAATCATCATTGGTGTGGTTAGTCTTACTGGGTTTGGTCTTAATATGGCCAATGCCATCATCCAGCTTGGACAGTCCAACCTGATGTTGACTCTCTTCCTCACCATGATCACCTGTATGATACTCGGTATGGGTCTTCCGTCCATACCAGCTTACCTGATCACCGCTACCATGGCAGCCCCGGCCCTTGTGAAGCTTGGCATCCCCCCATTGGCAGCCCATATGTTCGTCTTCTATTTTGCGATGTTTGCCAACATCACCCCTCCGGTTGCTCTTGCATCATTTGCAGCAGCAGGCTTGAGTGGCGGAGATCCCATGAAGACAGGCATACAATCGGTAAAACTCTCACTGGCTGGCTTTATCGTTCCCTACATGTTCATCTACAACTCAGCACTGCTGCTCATTGATGTAACGCCGCTGGTTGCGCTGCGGGTAGCAATTACCGCCATCTTGGGAGTTCTCTTGATCGGTATGGCAACAGAGGGGTATCTGTTCAAAGACATGGTTTGGCCTGTACGTATTGCGGCCTTCTTTGGAGCCCTGCTCTTAATCTCTGCTAACGTGGTACAGGATATAATCGGTTTCTCTTTGGCGGTTCTAGTTGTACTCTTCCAGTTCTATTGGAAGCACAAGAAACAGATTGCCTAA
- a CDS encoding zinc-binding dehydrogenase codes for MSTIPRTMKAVVTKSNGGYEQLQYQDVPVPELLPGTVLLKVLSAGVNNTDINTRLGWYASKVKEGTLALSSGEIDNSMDGVWKEKTPFPLIQGTDCCGRVVAVGSGQDAHLLNSRVLVRPCMRSSGWESLETIWLGSDCDGAFAEYVRVPTPEVFPVDCEWSDEELGTIPCAYGTAENMLHRASVQEDDIVLVRGSSGGVGSAVVQLAGRRGARVIAVTSKGKKREVASLSVERILTHEELASGVLPSNSVDVVVDNVAGPDFGEMLNLLKRGGCLVTSGAIAGAQVTIDLRSLYLKDLRLIGCTAWDEPVFRDVISYIEQGEIRPLLAGVFPLEEIAAAQQEFSRKHHVGKLVLVPMQV; via the coding sequence ATGAGTACAATACCACGAACAATGAAAGCGGTTGTTACTAAATCCAATGGGGGGTATGAGCAATTGCAGTACCAGGATGTTCCTGTTCCTGAGCTTCTTCCTGGTACGGTTTTGCTGAAAGTTCTTTCAGCCGGAGTCAACAATACGGATATCAATACCCGTTTGGGGTGGTATGCTTCCAAGGTAAAGGAAGGAACCCTTGCACTCTCCTCAGGGGAAATAGACAACAGTATGGATGGGGTATGGAAGGAGAAGACTCCTTTTCCTCTCATCCAGGGAACGGATTGTTGTGGACGCGTGGTAGCTGTAGGAAGTGGACAGGATGCACACTTGCTAAACTCGCGTGTCCTTGTTCGTCCTTGTATGAGGAGCTCTGGTTGGGAATCACTGGAGACCATATGGCTGGGCTCTGACTGCGATGGCGCGTTTGCTGAGTATGTACGAGTTCCTACTCCAGAGGTGTTTCCTGTTGACTGTGAGTGGAGTGATGAGGAGCTGGGAACCATTCCCTGTGCCTATGGTACCGCAGAGAATATGTTGCATCGCGCCTCTGTACAGGAAGATGATATCGTACTGGTGCGTGGTTCTTCTGGTGGGGTGGGCTCTGCGGTTGTCCAACTTGCTGGGCGCCGGGGTGCACGGGTGATTGCTGTTACCAGCAAAGGAAAGAAGAGAGAGGTTGCTTCTCTCTCTGTGGAGAGGATACTTACACACGAGGAGCTTGCTAGTGGAGTCCTTCCATCAAATTCTGTTGATGTCGTAGTTGATAATGTAGCTGGTCCAGACTTTGGTGAGATGCTGAACCTGCTGAAGAGGGGAGGGTGTTTGGTAACCTCCGGTGCTATTGCGGGTGCACAGGTAACCATTGATTTACGATCACTTTATCTTAAGGATTTGAGACTCATTGGCTGTACTGCTTGGGATGAACCGGTATTCAGAGATGTTATCTCCTATATCGAACAGGGCGAGATCCGCCCACTACTTGCAGGAGTATTTCCCTTGGAAGAGATAGCAGCAGCACAACAGGAATTTTCCCGGAAGCACCATGTTGGGAAACTGGTACTGGTTCCTATGCAGGTGTAG
- a CDS encoding prenyltransferase, with protein MTIRQFLNIVEMRTKVISMGTFACASLYALNMLDNVPLLPWVIMGFATLFVDMGTTGFNTFFDYYRGTDNLTYTKEKEKVLVHEQVNPLSALLISLALFALAAVLGLVLAYMTSWYLILVGGMCMLVGFFYTAGPLPISRTPFGELFAGGFLGSVLFLITLFVLGVPLGAKEVAATAPFLLLIGMILSVNNGCDRIGDTANGRKTLSILLGKRGSVALVAAEGLAAYLVSAVFVFVGMYPVYFLPLLVFLAIRFLVLFRRVRKAGMDEAHKAQHMGFASSTFISFSLSFVIAFLLSRVFGSPVF; from the coding sequence ATGACAATACGCCAGTTCCTTAATATCGTAGAGATGCGAACGAAGGTCATCAGCATGGGGACCTTCGCTTGTGCTTCTCTATATGCACTAAATATGCTTGATAACGTACCCTTGCTTCCATGGGTGATCATGGGGTTTGCAACCCTTTTCGTCGATATGGGAACCACTGGCTTTAACACCTTTTTCGATTATTATCGGGGGACAGACAATCTCACCTATACCAAGGAGAAAGAGAAGGTCTTGGTCCATGAGCAGGTGAATCCGCTCTCTGCCTTGCTTATCTCCCTTGCCCTGTTCGCCCTAGCTGCTGTACTGGGCCTTGTTCTGGCTTATATGACCAGCTGGTACCTTATCCTGGTTGGTGGGATGTGCATGCTTGTTGGTTTCTTCTATACAGCCGGGCCACTGCCGATCAGCAGGACTCCGTTTGGTGAACTGTTTGCCGGAGGCTTTCTGGGCAGTGTTCTCTTTTTGATCACGCTTTTCGTTCTGGGAGTTCCCCTTGGTGCCAAGGAGGTTGCAGCAACTGCTCCCTTTCTTTTGCTTATTGGTATGATCCTTTCGGTGAACAATGGATGCGACCGGATAGGTGATACAGCAAATGGAAGGAAAACACTTTCCATTCTCCTGGGAAAACGAGGCAGTGTTGCCTTGGTTGCAGCTGAAGGTTTGGCAGCCTATCTGGTAAGTGCCGTGTTTGTGTTTGTTGGAATGTATCCAGTGTACTTCCTTCCTCTGCTGGTATTTCTGGCCATCCGTTTCTTGGTCCTGTTTAGGAGAGTGAGAAAAGCGGGCATGGATGAAGCACACAAAGCCCAACATATGGGCTTTGCTTCTTCTACCTTTATCTCGTTCTCATTGAGTTTTGTTATTGCTTTCCTGCTTAGTAGAGTGTTCGGTTCTCCGGTTTTTTAA